The window GACCGTGTACTCACGGTCGACCGCCTCGAACGCGAAGGACGTTTCCAAGGTGGTCTGCAAGAGGTCGTAGTCGAGGGAACCGTTGACCGGCCACATGTCCAGCTCGCCCAAGAGGCTGTCGTAGTCGAGCGACGCAGCCTCCGGGGTAAGGCGCTCGTTCACCGACATGGCGTACTCGATCCACTGCTGCTTGTCCTCCTGCGCCCAACGCGCCGACTTCAACGACGCGATGTTGAACGCCAGCGCCATGTCAGGATTGGCCTCCACCCAGGCCCTCTCGGCATACCACACCGAGGAGATCTGAGGGGCCGCCTCCCAACCCGCACAAAGCATGTTGTAGGCGCCCTCGCCCTCATTCAGGGTGAGCTGAGTGAGACGCCAGGTAGCCGAGATACCGCCGACAACCTGACCCGACGTGATCGCCTGGGTCGCCTCACCCGTGTGCGCCAGCCGCACCAGCTGCACATCGTCCACGGTCATGCCCACATCCGCCAGACACTTCTGGAGAGTCTGGCCGGTGATCTGGTTCAGGCTCTGCGTCGCCGCCACCGGCTGGCCCCGCAACTCCTCCATCGAACTGATCGGCGCCTTCGCCGCGATTATGAACGAGTTCTTCTGGTCGTCACCGCCGAAGGCGACGAAATCCGATCCCGCCGAGACGGCATTCGCCATACCGGCCAGGGAGAGCTGGCCGACATCAACCTCACCGGCGATAGTCGCCGCCACCAGCGGATCGGAGTCCAGCAGACGGAACTCCACGTCGAGACCAAAGTCATCCCGCAGGAAGTCCATCGTCCGGAACGCACCCGTCAAGGAAGCGTTCGGGAAGCCCGAGCTACCCACCACCACCGACTGGCCCTCGATCCGGGACCGGATGTCGGCGATCGTCTCGGCCTCATCCATCATCGCATCGTCGGCCGGAGCCGTCTCGGTGGGCGTGTCGTCGGCCGGGGCCTGGGTGGCCTGGGTGGCCTGCGTTGCGGTCGTAGCCTGGGTGGTAGCAGCGGGCTCCTCATCGGCGCCGCAGGCGGCGCCAAGCAGGACAAAGCCCAGCACCAGTGCCAAAAGCCTCATGTGTCTCATCCGAACTCCTCCCTAGCCGGGCGGTGTGCGAGCCGCCCCGCCACCGGTCGTACAGCACCACATGGCCGAATTCCGCCAAGTAGCGCCTCGAACTTCCGCGCATAATGTATACAGCGTGGCCTACCCGCGCAACTGATTGTCGGCACGCGGCGCACCTCTTGCAGGCAGCTCGGAGGGAAACCCGGGATCTTCCCTCGGGCCAGGGTGAGGGTCGGTGGCCGGCTGACCGCTAGGTCACGAAAGCCGGGAGGACCTCGGCTCCGAGCTGTTCGATGCCTTCCTCGAAGGCGTCCATCCTCTCCCGCAGATCGAGTACCACCTCGTCCACCCCGCGGCCTTCCAGTTGATGGAGTTCCTCCACCACGTCATCGGGCGTGCCCGCGATGAGCGCGCCGCGCAGGTCCGCCGCCGAGTCGAACGGTCCGTCCGGACGCCAGGCCGGCTTCCGGCGGGACTCCTCGAGGATTCCCTCAACGTTGACCTTGGCCAATGCGAGCTCCCGGCTCCGGTCGAGGGAGATCAGCGGGACGATGGCGATCCGCATCGTCTTGCCGGCCGCGCCGGCCTCCTCCTTGAGCCTTCCCGACAGGCGGTCGAACACCTGTAGCGGGCAGCGGCCGGGGAACCAACCGTCAGTGAAGCGGACCGCTCGACGGATGGCCGCCAGGCTGGAACCGCAGTAGAGAAGCGTCAGATCCCGGGGCGGGGCCGGATCGAGAGTCAGGCCGTCGAAGCTGATCAGGGTGCCACGGTGGGAGGCGCGGGGATGCGACGTGGCACGTAGGACAGTCACCATCTCCTCGAAGAGGGCAATGCGGTCGTCGACCGATAGTCCTGCCAGGCGGAAGGCGTTCGGCTGGCCCCCCAGACCCACACCGAGCGCTACCCGGCCACGAGCGAGGTGGGCGAGGGATCCCACCAGCTGGGCGAGCACCACGGGCGGGCGAATCGGGGTCAGGGTCGCCATGCCCACGGTCAGTTCGGTGGTTGCCGCGACGGCGCTCATGGCGATGAAGGGATCCACGAAGTGGTGGCTGGGGTTCTCGAACGACACGCCACCCGTGAAGCCCAGCTGGTCCCGGAAGTAGACGCTGGAGAACCCGAGTTCCTGGAGGCGCGGCCCGATCGCGAACACCCGGTCCCAGGTCGAGTGCGGGCCGAAGTGGGGCACGAGGAGGCCGAAGGAGAGGCTCATCGCTGCCGGGAATTCAACGCTGCCGGGTGTTCATCGGTCCGGTCATCGTATACGATCAGCCCGTGCCTGCCGGTACTGAAGGACCCGTCCGGGTGGCCGTGGTGCAGGCGGCCCCCGTGTTTCTGGATCGGGCCGCGTCCGTGCGCAAGGCGTGCGGCCTGATCGAGGAGGCCGGAGCCGCCGGTGCTCGCCTGGTCGCATTCGGTGAGAGCTTCCTTCCCGGACACCCGATCTGGTTCCACGCCCTGCCACCCACCGCCGGCCGTTCGAGGGAACTTGCCACAGCCATGGTGGAGAACGCCCTGACGGTTCCGGGCCCGGAGAGCGATCTGCTGTGCGAGGCCGCCCGCCGCGCCGGAGCGATGGTCGTGATCGGCCTCGTCGAGCGTCCCGACCCTGGGGTGAGCGTGGTATTCGATAGCCAGATGGTGCTGTCCCCGGATGGTGCGATGCTCGGCGTGCGCCGGAAGCTGGTTCCGGCAGTGGGTGAGCGGGTCTTCTTCCACCCGGGCGGTGGGGAGTCGATCCGCGTGTTCGACTCGCCGTGGGGGCCGGTGAGCGTGCTGGCAGGAGGGGAAAACTCCAACCCATTGCTCACCTACGCAATGCGCGCTCTGAGCGCCCGGATCCACGTGGCTCTCTGGCCCCCGCATTTCCACGCTCCCGGCGTGATGCAGAATGTGGTGTCGATAACCGGGCGGGCCGTGGCCTACCAGAACACGGCCCACGTACTCTCGGTGGCCGCCGCTTCGGATGCGGAGGCCGTGGAGCGGGTGGCGCCGGACGCCGCGCATCGGGCCAACCTCATGACGATGACCGAGGAGCCCGGCTCGATGATCTACGCGCCGGGTGGCAGGATCCTGGCCGGTCCCCAGCAGGGCGAGGGAATCCTCTACGCCGACATCGACCCGGACGCCGGAACCTGGGCGCAGCTGGTCAACCGCCAGTACGACCGGCCCGACCTCCTGCGCCTTTCCTGGGGTGGGCAGGAAGGCGCCATTCCGGCGGAACCCGGTGATCGCGCCGAAGGGGACCCCGAGCAAGACTCCCCCACGGATGAAGACCTGGCGGCCCGCGCTCGGCTCCTGATCCGGGAGAGGTTCGGCGACGCGCTCGATCCCGACGACTCCGAGGTGCTGGTTCCCTACGTGATGCAGATACTGCGCCGGTCCGGAAGGCTGGCCGAGCGCGTCCCGGACTCCACCGATCCGCGGACCGCCCTCTACGCGGGCGAGCGTTGAGCGACAGCATCGCGCTCGCCTCCATCAGCGAGGTCGCAAGTCGCATCTCGGCCGGGGAGGTCTCTCCTGTCGATCTGGTCTCCAGAACGCTCGACCGCATCCGGACCCTGGACCCCGTCCTGCGGGCCTACGTCACCGTGTTCGAAGAGGAAGCGCTGGCCGGTGCCAGGGTCGCCGCGGACGAGATCGCAAGCGGGAACCACCGCGGGCCGCTGCACGGCATCCCGGTGGCGGTGAAGGACAACGTTGCGGTGGCGGGCCACCCCACGACCAACGGATCGGTGCTCTGGGCGGATCACAAGACCGACTTCGATGCGGAGGTCGTCACCCGCCTCCGGCGAGCCGGGGCCATCCTCCTCGGGAAGAACAACATGCACGAGTGGGGAATGGGGGGTACCTGCAAGGACATGCACTTCGGCACGGTACGCAACCCCTGGGACCCGGCCCGCATACCGGGCGGCTCGAGCGGAGGCTCCGCCGCCGCGGTGAGCGCCGGGATGGCCTGGGCCGCGGTCGGCACCGACGGGTGGGGCTCGATCCGGACGCCGGCATCGTATTGCGGTGTGGTCGGCCTGATGCCCACCCACGGGCTGGCCAGCCGGTTCGGGGAGTTGCCTCCCACCAGCTCCTGGCACCACACCATCGGCCCGATCACGAGGACGGTCGAGGATGCCGCAACCCTGCTCGACGTCATGGCCGGACACGATCCCAAGGACCCGACGTCCATCCATTCCGGCTTCGAGGGTTCCTACCGCGACGGCTTGGCAAGGGGCACGGGTCGCTTGAGGGTGGGCTTGCCCGGTTCTTACTTCTTCGACGACGCCCTCGCGGAGGTGGAGGAGACCGTACGTGACGCGGCCCGGGTCCTCGAAGACCTGGGAGCGGAGGTCGAGGAGGTGGACCTATCGGCCTTCTACGAGATTCCCCTGGCGCTGGCGGCCGCCCAGCACGAGTCGCAGTCCCTTCTCCTTCCACACGCTCTCGCCCGTCCGGACGGCTTCGCCACACCCGAGATCCGCTACAGGATCCTGGCCGGGGAGTTCGTCTCCGCCGCCGATCACCGCCGGGGCTTGCAGGTGCGCAACGAGATCCGCGCCGGGGTTGCCCGAGTATTCGAGGCGGTGGACGTGGTGCTCACTCCGTGCAACTCCACCGTGGCTTTCCCCATCGACGCCCGGCATGTCGGGATCGGTGGGGGAAGGTGTATCGATCTGGACCAGCCGGGCGCACAGAGCAGGCTCACCACGCGGCTGACCCTTCCCTGGAACATGGCCGGTGTGCCGGCGATCTCCATCCCGTCCGGCCGCTACGTCGACGGCCTCCCGGTGGGCCTGCAGCTGTCGTCGCGCCGGCTGCACGAGCCCCTGCTGCTCCGTGTCGCGGCAGCCTACGAAGCGGCCGCCGGGGGTTACCGGCCGCCACCGCTACCTGGAGCCGTTGAGAACCCGGTGCTCTGATGGCGTGTCCGGCACACGGAGGCCGTGCATGATGGCCGGGCGAATACCTCTCCGGGTCTGCCTGTTCAGCGGGGCGTCGTCGCTGCCGGTACGCAACGCCGACCACCTGGGCCTGCTCGCGGAAGCCGGGCTGGCGGTTTGAACGATCGGTGCACGCCGCGGAATTAAAGGCGCATCGCCTGCGCCTGATGGATGACGTCCAGGAGACCGGAACAACGATCATTGTGATGAAGGACCGCCGGCCTCCTGTCCGGGTCAGTCCGGTCCGCCAGGATGGACCCCCGCTGGTCGGATCATGTGTGGGGCAACTGAGGATCATCGCCGACATCGATGTCGACCCGGCGACTCCGCCGGAACATCGGGACATGATCGCTGAACCGAGCCAAGCCGGCGACCCGCCTGCTAAGCCGTCCGCGGCTCCTTCAAGCAAGAGGCAGACCCGGCGATTCTGCCACCGACCTCCGGGCCAACCCGGGGGTATCTCAACGCTCGGTGGACAGGTCCAGAATCAGCGCCATGCCGTCATCGACCATCCGCATGGTCGCGGCATCGACTCTTCCGATCGCATCAGACAGGTCTGCCTTGTCCACCGTAGCGAACTGCGAGACGTTGACCACGGAATCCCGATCAAGGCCGCTCACCCTTCCAGGTAGGTCAACATTGCCCGGCGCGGCAGCCAGACGTAGGTTCGAGGTGATGGCGATGGCGAGCACTGTGTTGATGGTGCTCCGGTTGAAGCGATCGCTGGCGACAACCAGCACCGGCCGCCGGTGGCCCGGCTCGGAACCTACGGAGGAAGAGGGTCGACCCGGCGGATGTCACCGCGGCGGATCACCAGGACTCGTTCAGTGCCCGATGCTGTGCAGCCCGCAATGCTGGGGAAAGTTCCGATGGCTCCCGGCGTACACGGTATCCAGCCGAGTTGTGACCTCATCGGCATCAGCAGCGACGAGCAACAGCTCCAGGGCTTGGGTGTACAGGCGTGATCGGGAGCACCGGCGACGTTCCGCCAACCGCTCGGCTGCCTGGAAGACCGTGTCAGGGATGGAGACGGCTTTTTTGATACCCGGAGTACAACCGGGTATGACTTGAGGGTAAGCCCCTCTGCCGGTACGACCGCCCCCGGATCACACCTGCCCTAGCCGGGCCCGGCGGGTCTTGGCAGTCACGCCTCCTGGCCTTTCCGGGCTAATGCTTCGGCCGTGAGGATGTATCTCAGTAGCTTCTCCGGTTGCAGGGGCATCTCGGTTATGCGCAGGTCGAGGGGGTGGAGGGCGTCCTCGACCGCGTTGGCGATGGCCGCGGGTGCACCCACCGTTCCTCCCTCGCCGCATCCCTTGATCCCCAGGTCGTTCAGCCCGGAGGGGAACTCCTGGTGGTGAACCTCGATGGGCGGAACGTCGATGGCCCGCGGGAGCCGGTAGTCGACGAAGCTGCCGCTAAGAAGGTTGCCGGCTTCGTCGTAGACCGCCTCCTCCGACAGCGCGTTGCCGATCCCGTGTACCACGCCTCCCACGATCTGACCCTCCACCACCGCCGGGTTTATGATGTTTCCCGCATCGTGAGCTATCACGTAGCGTTCCAACTCGACCTGGCCGGTGTCACGATCCACCTCGAGGGTGACGACGTGGGTTCCGGAGGCCCACGTCACGGTCGGCGACGCGAAGGAGTCCATCGCCTCCAAGCACGCTCTCCCACCGGTGCGCTCCCCGTCGCCGGTCGTCTGGGCCAACTCTGCGAGGGTCGTGATCCGGGCGCCGGCGCCGTCCCGGATGACCCCGCCGATCACGGTCAGTCCGTCCACTTCCACACCGTGGAGGCGGGCGGCCATCTCGATGGCCTTCTTTCGGAGCTTCCGGGCCGCACCCGCCACCGCCATGCTGCCGGTGACCGCGGTGCGGCTGGCGAACGTGCCTCCTCCCTGCCGGATCAGGGCGGTGTCGCCGTCCCGTAGGGAGATCGTCTCGATGGCGACGCCTAACGCATCGGCGCACACCTGGGCGAGGGTGGTCTCGTGGCTCTGGCCGTGGTTGTTGGACCCGCTCAGGATCGTCACCGCCCCTGACCCGTCGACCCTCACGATGGCGCTCTCGGGAGGGCCGAAGCCGGTCCCCTCCATGTGGGCGGATATACCTATCCCGACGTGGCGGCCCTCGGCCCGCAGGCGGGCCTGGCGGGCGCGGAACTCCTGGTAGCCGATCGCCTCCAGCGCCATCTCGAGCTGGGCGGGAAAGTCGCCGCTGTCGTACACGGACGGCTTGCCGTCACGGTAGGGCACCCCGGTGTCGAACGGCATGGCATCAGCGGGAATGAGGTTGATCCTCCTCACGTCCGCCGGATCCAGGTCGAGCCGGCGGGCGACCCTCTCCAGAACCCTCTCGATCACGAAGGCGGCCGTGACCCGCCCCGCTCCCCTGGCCGGGGCGTTGGGAGTCTTGTTGGTGATCACGCAGGTCGCCGCGGCCTCGTAGTTGTCGATCCGGTACTGGCTCTTCAGATGGGAGATCGTGTTGTACGGCACCACCAGGCCGTAGAAGTTGGCGATGCCCATGTCTACGAGGATCCGGTCGCGGAGGGCGAGGAGGCGGCCCCGGCTGTCGAACCCCACCTCGACATCATGGACCTGGTCTCGGGCGTGGCGGGCGTTGACCAGGTTCTCCGTCCGGTCTTCGACCCAACGCACCGGGCGGCCTACCCGCCGGGCGAGATACGGGATCAGGATGTCCTCGTAGTAGACGCCCCCGCCGAAGCTGCCGCCCATGTCCGGGCAGATGACCCGGATGCGGTCCTCGGCCACTCCGAGAATCCCCCCGATCACCTTGCGGGCGAGGTGCTGCATCTGGGTGGCAGACCAGACGGTCAGGCCCTCCACCGGGTCGAATCGGGCCAGCACCGCCCTGGGTCCCAGGGGGCTCCCGATCTGCCGCCGGATCGTGAACCGGAACCCGGCGGTGTGATCGGCGGCTGCCATCGCCCCGTCCGGATCCCCGACCACCACCCCGACCCGGCTCTGCACGTTGTCTCCCAGCTCGTCGTGGATGACCGGCGCCTCCGGCCGCAAGCCGGCTTCGGAGTCGAGCACCGGTTCCAGCGGTTCGTAGTCGACCCGGATGAGCCGGGCGGCATCCTCGGCCAGGTAGCGGTCTTCCGCCACAACCAGCGCGACCGGCTCACCGACCCTCCTCACCCGTCCGGCGGCCAGGAGCGGCACGTCGTGGCCTTTCTCGAGCGGCCGGAGCAGGTTGGCGAATGCGGGCGGTGACTTGTGGTACGGGCGGTAGACGCCGGTATCGGTCAGGTCGTCGGCGGTGATCACCGCGACCACGCCGGGCGCTGCGGCTGCCTCCGAGATATCGATGTGTTCGATCAGGGCATGGGCGTGGGGGCTGCGCTTGACGACCGCTTCCGCGGCATCGGGGAGCCGGACATCGGGTACGTAGACCCCCTCGCCTTTGAGGAACCGGCTGTCCTCCCTGCGGAGGACCGGCCTGCCGAAGACGGCGCCGGTCCTCATGGGTCCTCGTGTCCCGAGCCGGAGCGGGCTGCCTGCATGGCCGCCGCCACCATGCTCTGATACCCGGTACACCGGCACAGGTTGCCGTTGAGGCGGGTCCGGACCTCAACCTCGGATGGTGGAGCGGACGGGTCCCGGTCCTCCAGCAGCGAGAACAGGTTCACCAGGACACCGGGGGTGCAGAAGCCGCACTGGAGCGCGAAGTTCTCGTGGAAGGCGGCCTGGAGGCCGGTCATGGTCGGATCGCCGTCCAGCCCTTCCAGCGTGGTGATGGATCGACCCACTGCCTGCACCGCGAGGATCAGGCACGACGTGGACGGCTCCCCGTCCAGGAGCACGGTGCAGGCACCGCAGATTCCCTCCTCGCACCCGAGGTGGATGCTATGCAGTTCGAGGCGCTCCCTCAACACATCGGCGAGGATCAGGCGGGGTTCGACCGCCAAGGCGTGCTCGACACCGTTGACGAGCAGCGTCACCTGGACGGTCTCGGTCACGGCCGGCCGCCCTCCGCCCTCGCCAGCGCCGATCGCAGGGCGCGGGCTACCACCACCGGCGCCACCCGCCGCCGGTACTCCTCGGAACCGTGGATGTCCCCGATCGGAGCGATGTCGTCCTCCACGGCTTGCGCGGCCGCTTCGATACCGACCGAGGCCTCACTGCCGCTCAGAGCGGCCTCGACCGACGGAGCACGGCACGGCGTGGGGGCGAGTCCGATCAGAGCCACCCGGGCGCTCTCCACGCGGGGGCCGTCGAGACTGACGGCCGCGGCCGCTCCGGCCATTGCCGGGTCACCGGGGCGAGGCGCCACCTCGGAAAAGGCAGCACCGGTACAGGACGGGGGCAGCGAGAGGGTCAACGAAGTGATGATCTCCGAGCCGGCCAGGCTGGTCGAGTAAGGGCCGGTGAACAACCCTTCGACCCCCACCTCCCGCTCTCCGTCAGGTCCGGCCACCTGGCAGACTCCGTCCAGGACGAGGGCGACCGCGCCCCACTCGGCGGCGGGATCAGCGTGGGCCAGGCTTCCGATCACGGTGCCGATCGTCCTGACCGAATGGTGGCCGATGTGCGCGGCGGCATCGACGAGGAGATCCTGCCCGTGGTCGGAGGCCCAACGCTCGAGGGCATGGTGCGTCACCATCGCTCCCAGCCTGAGCCTACGGGCGTCGTCGAGGCAGATGTCGCGCAACCCGTCGATCCGGCGGAGATCTATCAGGGCCTCCGGTTCGAGCAGGCGGTGGCGGAGCATCGGAATGAGGCTCTGCCCCCCGGCCAGCACGCGGGCCCGGCCCCCGGCGCTATCCAACAGGTCGGTCGCCTCACGGACGGTGGCCGGCGCGGCGTAGCTGAACCGTGGGGGCTTCACGTGTTTAGAGTATCCGATCCGGAGCGCGGCCCGGCCGCCGGGATGGCAAGCAGGACTTCGGTGCGCTCCGGGCGCCGGGAGAGCGGGAGGAGCAGCGGTGGAAGACCTTGCGATGGGGTTGCTGCGAGCCACGATGGGCGCCGTCTTCATGGCCCACGGCTGGCCCAAGATCTTCAGGAGCGCCGATACGGGGCACGGCCCGCGCCGGACCGAGAACCTCCTGCGGAGCAAGGGCGTTCCCTATCCGGCCGCGGTGGCGCTGCTGGCCGGATACGTCGAGACGTTGTGCGGGCTCCTGCTGGTCGTCGGTCTGCTGACCCGCGTGGCGGTCATCCCGCTCATCGTGATCCTCATCCTGGCCATACCGATGGTCAAGTGGAAGCAGGGCTTCGTGGACGGCTGGGACTGGCCCTTCACGCTCATCATCGTGGGCATGGTCCTGCTCATCCAGGGCCCGGGTGGGATAAGCATCGACGCTCTGGTCGGCTGGGCCGGCTGAAGACCTGTGCCACCGGACAGAACCCATCACAACCCGAGCATTCCGAGGTAGAAGGAGAACCCGATCATGAACGAACTGCTCGCCACGCTCCTTCCCTCCTTCACGCCCGAACTCCGGGACGAGATGGTCGGCATGACCTGCGACCTCGTGGACATCCCCAGCCCCACCGGGGAGGAAGGCCCGATCGCCGACTACGTGGCCCACCGGTTCCGGGAGATCGACGGGATGGACATCGAGCTCCAAGAGGTGGAGCCCGACCGCTACAACGTGATCGGCCGCCTGAGAGGAAGCGGCCGGGGCCGCAGCCTCCTGCTTGGGGCGCACTTCGACACGGGCATGACCGGGAAGGATCCGGGAATGCCGTTCGGGCTGCTTCCCAAGGCGACGGTCGAGGAAAGCGGCTGGATCTACGGCCTCGGGGTCTCCAACATGAAGTCGGCCTTCGCGGCCTACTACGGGGCCATCCGGGCCGTCCAGGAGGCGGACATCGAACTACGGGGCGACATCATCCTGGCCGGTGTGATCGGAGAGACCGAGAAGTCCCCCACCGACGAGTTCGCCGGACCGGCCTACCGGGCCGGAGGCTGGGGCACCCTGTACGCCGCCCAACACGGCGTGGTGGCGGACGCCGCCATTCTCGGCGAACCCACCGGGCTGAGGGTCCAGACCGGCAACTCGAGCTACATCTTCGCCAAGGTCACCACCAGGGGCATCTCCCGCCACACCTGGTCCAAGGAGCACGGTGACGACGCCATCGAGAAGGGGGTCCGGGTGCTGGACGCCCTCCGCGCCTGGGAACCGGAGTTCGCCGCTTCCCACGCTCACCCCACCATGGGAACGAGGATCGGATTCGGGGCGATCCGCGGCGGGAACCCCTTCCAACCGGCCGTCAACCCGGCCCGCAGTTGCACCCTGTACCTCGACTTCCGCTTCCCCCCTACCGCGACCATCATGGAGATCCACCGACAGGTGCGGGGTTTCCTGGATGACCTGGCCGAGAAGGATCCCGCCCTGGCCACCGAACTCTCCTTCTTCCTGTGCCGCAACGGGTACGAGATCGGCGATGACGAGCCCCTGGTGCAGACGGTGGAGCGGGCCCATCGCGCCGTGTTCGGCACCCCCTCCCACAAGGTGGAG of the bacterium genome contains:
- a CDS encoding ABC transporter substrate-binding protein, which encodes MRLLALVLGFVLLGAACGADEEPAATTQATTATQATQATQAPADDTPTETAPADDAMMDEAETIADIRSRIEGQSVVVGSSGFPNASLTGAFRTMDFLRDDFGLDVEFRLLDSDPLVAATIAGEVDVGQLSLAGMANAVSAGSDFVAFGGDDQKNSFIIAAKAPISSMEELRGQPVAATQSLNQITGQTLQKCLADVGMTVDDVQLVRLAHTGEATQAITSGQVVGGISATWRLTQLTLNEGEGAYNMLCAGWEAAPQISSVWYAERAWVEANPDMALAFNIASLKSARWAQEDKQQWIEYAMSVNERLTPEAASLDYDSLLGELDMWPVNGSLDYDLLQTTLETSFAFEAVDREYTVEELVTFEFQDKALEILGTAERNPDISMADDAMMDADAMIADIRSRIEGQSVVVGSSGFPNASLTGAFRTMDFLRDDFGLDVEFRLLDSDPLVAATIAGEVDVGQLSLAGMANAVSAGSDFVAFGGDDQKNSFIIAAKAPISSMEELRGQPVAATQSLNQITGQTLQKCLADVGMTVDDVQLVRLAHTGEATQAITSGQVVGGISATWRLTQLTLNEGEGAYNMLCAGWEAAPQISSVWYAERAWVEANPDMALAFNIASLKSARWAQEDKQQWIEYAMSVNERLTAEAAAIDYDGLIHELDMWPVNGSLDYDLMQTTLDTSLAFEAVDRAYTVEELVTFEFQDQALDILGRR
- a CDS encoding LLM class flavin-dependent oxidoreductase, which translates into the protein MSLSFGLLVPHFGPHSTWDRVFAIGPRLQELGFSSVYFRDQLGFTGGVSFENPSHHFVDPFIAMSAVAATTELTVGMATLTPIRPPVVLAQLVGSLAHLARGRVALGVGLGGQPNAFRLAGLSVDDRIALFEEMVTVLRATSHPRASHRGTLISFDGLTLDPAPPRDLTLLYCGSSLAAIRRAVRFTDGWFPGRCPLQVFDRLSGRLKEEAGAAGKTMRIAIVPLISLDRSRELALAKVNVEGILEESRRKPAWRPDGPFDSAADLRGALIAGTPDDVVEELHQLEGRGVDEVVLDLRERMDAFEEGIEQLGAEVLPAFVT
- a CDS encoding amidase codes for the protein MSDSIALASISEVASRISAGEVSPVDLVSRTLDRIRTLDPVLRAYVTVFEEEALAGARVAADEIASGNHRGPLHGIPVAVKDNVAVAGHPTTNGSVLWADHKTDFDAEVVTRLRRAGAILLGKNNMHEWGMGGTCKDMHFGTVRNPWDPARIPGGSSGGSAAAVSAGMAWAAVGTDGWGSIRTPASYCGVVGLMPTHGLASRFGELPPTSSWHHTIGPITRTVEDAATLLDVMAGHDPKDPTSIHSGFEGSYRDGLARGTGRLRVGLPGSYFFDDALAEVEETVRDAARVLEDLGAEVEEVDLSAFYEIPLALAAAQHESQSLLLPHALARPDGFATPEIRYRILAGEFVSAADHRRGLQVRNEIRAGVARVFEAVDVVLTPCNSTVAFPIDARHVGIGGGRCIDLDQPGAQSRLTTRLTLPWNMAGVPAISIPSGRYVDGLPVGLQLSSRRLHEPLLLRVAAAYEAAAGGYRPPPLPGAVENPVL
- a CDS encoding xanthine dehydrogenase family protein molybdopterin-binding subunit, with the protein product MRTGAVFGRPVLRREDSRFLKGEGVYVPDVRLPDAAEAVVKRSPHAHALIEHIDISEAAAAPGVVAVITADDLTDTGVYRPYHKSPPAFANLLRPLEKGHDVPLLAAGRVRRVGEPVALVVAEDRYLAEDAARLIRVDYEPLEPVLDSEAGLRPEAPVIHDELGDNVQSRVGVVVGDPDGAMAAADHTAGFRFTIRRQIGSPLGPRAVLARFDPVEGLTVWSATQMQHLARKVIGGILGVAEDRIRVICPDMGGSFGGGVYYEDILIPYLARRVGRPVRWVEDRTENLVNARHARDQVHDVEVGFDSRGRLLALRDRILVDMGIANFYGLVVPYNTISHLKSQYRIDNYEAAATCVITNKTPNAPARGAGRVTAAFVIERVLERVARRLDLDPADVRRINLIPADAMPFDTGVPYRDGKPSVYDSGDFPAQLEMALEAIGYQEFRARQARLRAEGRHVGIGISAHMEGTGFGPPESAIVRVDGSGAVTILSGSNNHGQSHETTLAQVCADALGVAIETISLRDGDTALIRQGGGTFASRTAVTGSMAVAGAARKLRKKAIEMAARLHGVEVDGLTVIGGVIRDGAGARITTLAELAQTTGDGERTGGRACLEAMDSFASPTVTWASGTHVVTLEVDRDTGQVELERYVIAHDAGNIINPAVVEGQIVGGVVHGIGNALSEEAVYDEAGNLLSGSFVDYRLPRAIDVPPIEVHHQEFPSGLNDLGIKGCGEGGTVGAPAAIANAVEDALHPLDLRITEMPLQPEKLLRYILTAEALARKGQEA
- a CDS encoding (2Fe-2S)-binding protein, translated to MTETVQVTLLVNGVEHALAVEPRLILADVLRERLELHSIHLGCEEGICGACTVLLDGEPSTSCLILAVQAVGRSITTLEGLDGDPTMTGLQAAFHENFALQCGFCTPGVLVNLFSLLEDRDPSAPPSEVEVRTRLNGNLCRCTGYQSMVAAAMQAARSGSGHEDP
- a CDS encoding xanthine dehydrogenase family protein subunit M, producing MKPPRFSYAAPATVREATDLLDSAGGRARVLAGGQSLIPMLRHRLLEPEALIDLRRIDGLRDICLDDARRLRLGAMVTHHALERWASDHGQDLLVDAAAHIGHHSVRTIGTVIGSLAHADPAAEWGAVALVLDGVCQVAGPDGEREVGVEGLFTGPYSTSLAGSEIITSLTLSLPPSCTGAAFSEVAPRPGDPAMAGAAAAVSLDGPRVESARVALIGLAPTPCRAPSVEAALSGSEASVGIEAAAQAVEDDIAPIGDIHGSEEYRRRVAPVVVARALRSALARAEGGRP
- a CDS encoding DoxX family protein; its protein translation is MEDLAMGLLRATMGAVFMAHGWPKIFRSADTGHGPRRTENLLRSKGVPYPAAVALLAGYVETLCGLLLVVGLLTRVAVIPLIVILILAIPMVKWKQGFVDGWDWPFTLIIVGMVLLIQGPGGISIDALVGWAG
- a CDS encoding M20/M25/M40 family metallo-hydrolase — translated: MNELLATLLPSFTPELRDEMVGMTCDLVDIPSPTGEEGPIADYVAHRFREIDGMDIELQEVEPDRYNVIGRLRGSGRGRSLLLGAHFDTGMTGKDPGMPFGLLPKATVEESGWIYGLGVSNMKSAFAAYYGAIRAVQEADIELRGDIILAGVIGETEKSPTDEFAGPAYRAGGWGTLYAAQHGVVADAAILGEPTGLRVQTGNSSYIFAKVTTRGISRHTWSKEHGDDAIEKGVRVLDALRAWEPEFAASHAHPTMGTRIGFGAIRGGNPFQPAVNPARSCTLYLDFRFPPTATIMEIHRQVRGFLDDLAEKDPALATELSFFLCRNGYEIGDDEPLVQTVERAHRAVFGTPSHKVEPYRYDVSADTSILHEYGVPALTYGPGGIRKDGVYDVYDQYGEIVSIENLVDCTKVYAQCIAEICG